The DNA sequence ggtaataacttggctatatagacaggataccggtactgagtcaatgtgcaggggtacgaggtaataacttggttatatagacagggtaccagtactgagtcaatgtgcaggggtatgaggtaataacttggctatatagatAGGGTACcagtaatgagtcaatgtgcaggggtacgaggtaataacttggctatatagacagggtaccagtactgagtcaatgtgcaggggtacgaggtaataacttggctatatagacagggtaccagtactgagtcaatgtgcaggggtacgaggtaataacttggctatatagacagggtaccagtactgagtcaatgtgcaggggtatgaggtaataacttggctatatagacagggtactgagtggatgtgcaggggtatgaggtaataacttggctatatagacagggtaccagtactgcgTCCATGTGCAGTGGTATGAGatcattgaggtagatatgtagtgcatttggaaagtattcagaccattcgactttttccacattttgttaagttacagccttattctaaagtggataAAAAATACAAACCTAatttcctaggttcctgccttactagggagtttttcctatccaccgtgcttctacatctgcattgctttctgtttatggttttaggctgggtttctgtatagtagAAGCAGCCAATGTGAAGAGTCTTAACAGTTAGTGCAAGCCACAGACAAGGGCAGGGTACGGTAGTTAGCAGTATAGGCGGTTTGGTGGGAGACAAGGGCAGGGTGcagtagtgtcatgacgttgccctctttgggtacagcgagcaccctcccctctctctctatactccctaCACCAGGCTCTGTTaggcaggtcataaattcctgtaggagattctctcctcatggccagagaataagagagagtgagttttcatagagagaacaaaggaatttcttccacctcacagaacttgagaaccgaacaatattcatgttctggagaatgtataaaagGTCGGTGACGtagccagctacgaactggtccgtttggtacaattttgtgaaactcatgagagacaatacagccacgtTACCATAATcctgtttatacaagagtctcagttatgaggcttacatctaattgttgtataaaaggaatgagtaaagatgaaacactttctgaaattatgtaatgtgattttagactgtttaatgaaggaaactccaattccctttggcgTTTAAATCAGAGGCCCGCCCATGAGTGCAGATATTGAGCTGGCGTCATGGGACCGTCCCTTTCTGCTGCTCCGAAGAAAACCCAAGGTGGGGTTATATATCTTCAGACCAAgtttacctcaattacgagagggctaaggtttgagtagagaccagtacctcatcacagagggctaaggtttgagtagagaccatgcatttctcttgctgaattcttaaccataccacgtggttaaactcttagactatcaaaccgacagaataagaacaaatctttgatactaattactagtctgcagctaggaattcggtatcgttgaacgcgaagaccgacaaccgccgaaacatctactCTATAACGATAttgctgaatgttactctgaactatccattctaaccacggcagagagagagagagagagagggcggacaaactctccaacagaaacaaacattccaacagagatcaggacgacacactgagcgtaaatatatatatatatatattgattgcaattattcccgaatgagtgagcgttcatgtgcaaaggattagcatttcaatggttataattatcaactttgtGGTGTCTGATCTCAGTCgacacccacttcccttttgtccaccaagcctccatgccggtttagcccactagggcacatccgctatcatttccttgtaaccatatctactgtttgtttatgcatttctgtgatttatttagttagtaaataaatgatttaagacaattgatgtatggatgactcatagtgaagactgggttcgtgcagataaccaacaatttacgatgtttggaatgagactgacgtgaggtaaagaataattaattaatgagaagactaattgatcagatattaaaatatctgaaagttatattacgaaaattataactttgtaatctgaatattttccttggtgccccgacttcctagttaattacatctaCCTGATtagttaatcacgtaataataattagagaattgatttgataaactaCAAATGAGTCTTCAGtctaatgatgccaaagacaggACAGTAGTTAGCAGTATAGGCTGTTTGGTAGGATGGGCGGGTCCGGCTACTGACTCTGTTCACCCTCCTGTTTTACTGAGTAGAAGAAAAGTCTGAGTAACAGACTCCTTTTGGACCAGCAGAGCAGTAAGACTCTCCCTTACAGCGGATCTGTAAGTACTTTATAAGAAACTCTGTTATTGGAAAAGTAATGATGAAAAATTTAAGCTTATCAAAAATAAGACTTATTTGTAGTTTGAATGTTTTCTCTATGGCTATCAGCATTTGTTGAGTGTTCCATTAGTATATTGTATGTCTTTCTGTGTATTCTTCGTTCGTACTCTTTTTCCTCTCAGGGAGGATGGCCAACGTCCAGGTGCCTGTTGGTATGTCCTACTGTACTTTGGGTTGAGTGAAACTCTTAACTATAAAGGAAGTTAAACAGCCTTGTGTTTTCAGTGGACAGATAGTTGGAAGAAAGTAAataatggatgaatgaatgaatgaatgagtgaaTTAATTGATAGATGAATTAAGCCATGCTGTGAGGTACTGTAGGAATGAATGAATTAACAAAATGAATGCATTAGAGAATGAACTAATACTTTGTCTACTCCCCCCTCCTCCAGTGGCCATCGGTGCATTTGGGGACAGTCCTGTCCAGATGACCTGTCCTAACTGTCACCAGACCATGGTCACTAAGGTTGACTTCTCCTCTGGTGTCCTCACCTACCTCTTCTGTGGAGGACTCTTCTTCTGTGGGtacgtacgtacgtgtgtgtgtgtgtgtgtgtgtgtgtgtgtgtgtgtgtgtgtgtgtgtgtgtgtgtgtgtgtggtgaaagCCTATCCTACTGTTAGTCAGTGGGTTATGGTCAGGCACCACAGGCTGAAATAACTTGCATCTATCTATCAATTCTGAGATTTGTTGGTATTTTGATCCATTAATATTAGTATTTTCACAAAATAAACACACAAATGTCAAACTTgatgaaaatgtatgtatttgtttttttttatcattacTACCGCCAAAAATGTCAAAGCTCACTACATTAAATTAAACATAATTTAAAAGGCCATTTCATAAAGAATGTTACAAACTGGACTATATTTCGTAACTTACTTTGATGAGATTGTGATTGGGTGTAATTAGGCTTTGGTAGTCTAATTTCAGTGTACTTGACTTTTAACTGCCATTTCCTGAAAGTCAGACTCTTTCAACTAATTTATCTCAGCTTCAGAATCATCTACGCTCACCACATGTTGTGAGGTTATGCTTAGATGTATTCTCCAGACTTGCCCAGAGGGAATTGTTGTCAATTGTTTATTCTAGATAACATTTTCtttggaaaaatgcaccaaaaatGCATTTTACCTATCACTTTAGTATTTTACAGATAGAAAGATGAAAACAGTATTTATCCACAATCTGCTCTGGTCAAGTCCGGTCCAGGAGGGTCTTAAcaaaatgaaaccaaaatattCAGGCTGACTTCATCCAGTGTCCAGGTTGAAATGCATTTGTGTatatatgcatatactgtatttaatgagatattttaatttttttttatacaaaatgtattttatttgtgtCTACATTTAACTGGTAAAAGTTGATTGTGATTAAGAGAAAAAAAATCCCTTTAAGGCCTTAAGATGCATCTCAATACAATGTTTGACCGTTgtttgttctcctcctcctcaggttTGTTCTGGGTTGCTGTCTCATCCCTTTCTGTTTCGACAGGCTCAAAGACGCCAAGCACACGTGTCCCTCCTGCAAGACCATCCTGGGGGTTTATAAGCGCTTATAATCGCATAACCTGCAGGAGTCTCCAGTGTCTTTTGGGAAGCTAGCTACAACATTGTGTCTTGTCTTCTGAGACATGTTGTTGTTCTTCCAAAACAGTCTGTTTCTCTCAGCTTCCCCCCAGTAGAACTGCACAGCAGTCTACCATGCGTTTGAAAAACAAATTAGTTTAATTCAATATAACAATTTAACTGTCACAGAATGTTGTCATTGACAGTGTTCCATCCCATCCTGCCCTGTCCCTTGCTATGCAGTTAACCGCTGCCTTGGCAACGGTAAAATATTTGTgccatagaaaacatagaatgtgAATATTCATGGTTTGATGGTTATTGTATGATCTGTAAGTTATATTACTATAATTGTCTCATGCAgcactgtgagtctttctgattGAGTACTGTACTGGTTTGTTAAGAATAAACTGAGCCCTGAAAATTACAATAATTTCACAATATTTTGTTGTTAGTTCATAGGCTGTTTATTTCTTTATGAATAAAATATCAGTTTTTGTGGGGGGGATTGtgcaataatatatatttttattaattaAATCATACGTTCAACATCTGCTATTTAGTATCAACAAACGGCAGCTTTGAGAAGACAGACCACAGTTTGAGCTGACATGAACAGAAGCACAGTGACATTCTAATGACAGAATCATTCTACACTAGAGGAATTGGTTGTCATGACATTGAACAGCGTTTTGGCTCGGTAGATAAGTGTTGGCGTACTGTATGGAGATACTAACCCCGATAAAACAAATGGCTCTCCCAGAAAGACGACATCACCAACACAAGACTTCTTTGTCATCTAATGAAATACCTTCATATTTTCActgaaagacaaagacaaagggCTGTATGCAGCGTTACAggttgaaatttaaaggcaatgttcccgtagtgtagactgcattcacggtaaatgctgcagATGTTGGCTCAATAaaaaatgacctttacatttcagctatacagactgaatagagccctaaaaatacttctttaaacAACATTCCAGCAACCAAGACAGAAAATAGTTCATTCCAACCACCAAGACAGAACAGACTTCATTCCAGCAACCAAGACAGAAAATGGTTAATTCCAACAACATTCCAACCACCAAGACAGAAGATACAACATACAAAGTGAATACACTTAAATAAAATGGTGTGAAGACCTTGTCAGAACAGAAACATTCACATGACTAAAGTGCTAGATTGTTTTACAGTCTTTTGATAGGTCCAGTATATCCTTGTATTCAGTGATATTTACAATATCTAAGGCACTACCTGACtctaaatgtatacatttttgttTCCTGTTTGAGAACTTTACATTATGTTTTTCCCTGTCTGAGCCGAATGCGACTTGATGCTATGGAGTCAGTTAACTCTCTCACTCTGAAATCTAAAATCTCTGAAATCAGTGTAGAAGGTACAGGACAGCGATGGCCAGAGTGGTGAGGAGAAGGTGGAGGCCGAACGTTGGTCTGTTGATCGCTCCGCCGCTCGctacacagaaacacagaaacataCATCATAACTCTGTTCACTGAACCTCTAATCATAACCTCTAATCATAaacatttctctctctcggaggacctgagccctaggaccatgcctcaggactacctggcctgatgactccttgctgtccccagtccacctggtcgtgctgctgctccagtttcaactgttctgcctgtggctatggaaccctgacctgttcactggacgtgctaccttgtcccggaccttctgttttgcactctctctctctaccgcacctgctgtctctaactctgaatgatcggctatgaaaagccaacagacatttactcctgaggtgctgacctgttgcaccctctacaaccactgtgattattattatttcaccctgctggccatttatgaacatttgaacatcttggccatgttctgttataatctccacccggcacagccagaagaggactggccacccctcatagcctggttcctctctaggtttcttcctaggttcctgcctttctagggagtttttcctagccactgtgcttctacacctgcattgcttgctgtttggggttttaggctgggattctgtacagcactttgggacatcagctgatgtaagaagggcttcataaataaatTAGATTGATTGAAACAATACATTATAACATTGTTCACCGAGCCTCTAATCATATACAGCACATTATAAACGGTTAATAATCAAACTATCACAGAGAAATGAAAGAGAACCGGCTGATCTTTCATAGATAAAAAGGAACGGTCATGTTTTACCTGTAGTAGCAGCTCCTCCAGCCACGGTGGTGACTGGCCCAGCTCCTCCAGCTACCCCTGCACTGGTAATAGGAAGTATGATGTTCCCCACACCAACCGTGGTGGGGTCAGCCTTGCCCCCCTTAAGATCCAGCCCCAGGGAGTCCAGGTCGGCCTGGAAACGGGTGCTGATCCAGGTCTGGACCACGCTCTGGTTCTCATAGCTCTTCAGCTCTGGCAGGTTAGAACCCAGCAGACCTTTGACCTGGCTCACACCCAGAgtctgagggaggaggggtggaggggttagGGGGATAACTAGATACAGTtgtagaaaaacacacacacacacacacacacacacacacacacacacacacacacacacacacacacacacacacacacacacacacacacacacacacacacacacacacacacagatgtagaaacacagacagacagacagacagacagacagacagacagacagacagacagacagacagacagacagacagacatagaaacgcacacagacagacagacagacagacagacagacagacagacagacagacagacagacagacgtagaaacgcacacaaacacacacaaacagacagacagataaacagacacacagacagacagatgtagaaacgcacacagacacacacacacacacaaacagatagacagacagacacacagacagacagacagacagatagatgtagaaacacacacagacacacctgtaTAACAGTAGGGTCCAGGCTGATGAAAGTGTCCATGTCCATATTAATGTTAGAGGTGGACAGACGCTGGACGTAGGCTgagtcagcaccacctagtggacagacagagagtaggctgagttagcaccacctagtggacagacagagagtaggctgagtcagcaccacctagtggacagacagagagtaggctgagttagcaccacctagtggacagacagagagtaggctgagttagcaccacctagtggacagacagagagtaggctgagttagcaccacctagtggacagacagagagtaggctgagttagcaccacctagtggacagacagagagtaggctgagtcagcaccacctggtggacagacagagagtaggctgagttagcaccacctagtggacagacagagagtaggctgagttagcaccacctagtggacagaTAGAGAGTAGGCTGAGttagcaccacctagtggacagacagagagtaggccgagttagcaccacctagtggacagacagagagtaggctgagtcagcaccacctagtagacagacagagagtaggctGAGTTAGCACCAcatagtggacagacagagagtaggctGAGTTAGCACCAActagtggacagacagagtaggctgagtcagcatcacctagtggacagacagagagtaggctgagtcagcaccacatagtggacagacagagagtaggctgagtcagcaccacctagtggacagacagagtaggctgagtcagcaccacctagtggacagacagagtaggctgagtcagcaccacctagtggacagacagagtaggctgagtcagcaccacctagtggacagacagagtaggctgagtcagcaccacctggtggacagacagagtaggctgagtcagcaccacctagtggacagacagagtaggctgagtcagcaccacctagtggtcagacagagtaggctgagtcagcaccacctagtggacagacagagagtaggctgagtcagcaccacctagtggacagacagagtaggctgagtcagcaccacctagtggacagacagagtaggctgagtcagcaccacctagtggacagacagagtaggctgagtcagcaccacctagtggacagacagagtaggctgagtcagcaccacctagtggacagacagagagtaggctgagtcagcaccacctagtggacagacagagtaggctgagtcagcaccacctagtggtcagacagagtaggctgagtcagcaccacctagtggacagacagagagtaggctgagtcagcaccacctagtggacagacagagtaggctgagtcagcaccacctagtggacagacagagtaggctgagtcagcaccacctagtggacagacagagtaggctgagtcagcaccacatagtggacagacagagagtaggctgagtcagcaccacctagtggacagacagagagtaggctgagtcagcaccacctggtggacagacagagtaggctgagtcagcaccacctagtggacagacagagtaggctgagtcagcaccacctagtggacagacagagagtaggctgagttagcaccacctagtggacagacagagtaggctgagtcagcaccacctagtggacagacagagtaggctgagtcagcaccacctagtggacagacagagtaggctgagttagcaccacctagtggacagacagagagtaggctGAGTTAGCACCAcatagtggacagacagagagtaggctgagtcagcaccacctagtggacagacagagagtaggctgagttagcaccacctagtggacagacagagagtaggctgagtcagcaccacctagtggacagacagagtaggctgagtcagcaccacctagtggacagacagagtaGGCTGAGTCAGCACCCCCTAGTGGACAGATAGAGAGTAGGCTgagtcagcaccacctagtggacagacagagagtaggctgagtcagcaccacctagtggacagtcagagtaggctgagtcagcaccacctagtggacagacagagagtaggctgagtcagcaccacctagtggacagacagagagtaggctgagtcagcaccacctagtggacagacagagagtaggctgagtcagcaccacctagtggacagacagagtaggctgagttagcaccacctagtggtcagacagagagtaggctgagtcagcaccacctagtggacagacagagagtaggctgagtcagcaccacctagtggacagacagagagtaggctgagtcagcaccacctagtggacagacagagagtaggct is a window from the Salmo trutta chromosome 38, fSalTru1.1, whole genome shotgun sequence genome containing:
- the LOC115178800 gene encoding lipopolysaccharide-induced tumor necrosis factor-alpha factor homolog isoform X1 translates to MANVQVPVGMSYCTLVAIGAFGDSPVQMTCPNCHQTMVTKVDFSSGVLTYLFCGGLFFCGFVLGCCLIPFCFDRLKDAKHTCPSCKTILGVYKRL
- the LOC115178800 gene encoding lipopolysaccharide-induced tumor necrosis factor-alpha factor homolog isoform X2, yielding MANVQVPVVAIGAFGDSPVQMTCPNCHQTMVTKVDFSSGVLTYLFCGGLFFCGFVLGCCLIPFCFDRLKDAKHTCPSCKTILGVYKRL